The following proteins come from a genomic window of Geothrix edaphica:
- a CDS encoding cysteine-rich CWC family protein, protein MPLDYQHLTDAQRQTCPLCGGPNGCVPSACGRTDVPCWCTTVIFNPASLALIPDELRNVVCLCRRCAEAPPTEGRG, encoded by the coding sequence ATGCCCCTCGACTACCAGCACCTGACGGATGCCCAACGGCAGACCTGCCCCCTCTGCGGTGGGCCGAACGGGTGCGTGCCTTCCGCTTGCGGCCGCACGGATGTGCCCTGCTGGTGCACCACCGTCATCTTCAACCCGGCCTCGCTGGCCCTGATCCCGGACGAGCTCCGGAACGTGGTCTGCCTCTGCCGCCGCTGTGCCGAAGCGCCTCCGACCGAGGGCCGGGGCTGA
- a CDS encoding DUF2200 domain-containing protein, translating into MSTREISKLLFTTVYPLYVQKAERKNRTKEEVDTIICWLTGYSRAQLNHHTAVIIDFQRFFDQAPAIHPNSSQIKGVVCGIRVEDIQDPITQKIRYLDKLIDELAKGRPMDKILRQ; encoded by the coding sequence ATGTCCACACGCGAAATCTCCAAGCTACTATTCACGACGGTCTATCCGCTGTACGTGCAGAAGGCCGAACGCAAGAATCGGACGAAGGAGGAGGTGGACACCATCATCTGCTGGCTGACGGGCTACAGCCGCGCGCAGCTCAACCACCACACCGCGGTCATCATTGACTTCCAACGTTTCTTTGACCAGGCCCCGGCGATCCACCCCAACAGCTCTCAAATCAAGGGTGTGGTTTGTGGCATTCGCGTCGAGGACATCCAGGACCCCATCACCCAGAAGATCAGATACCTCGACAAGCTCATTGACGAACTCGCCAAGGGCAGACCCATGGACAAGATCTTGCGCCAGTAG
- a CDS encoding S41 family peptidase encodes MPRFRASAVLLVACALVAQDRAPRFVSSPDVNGDRVVFTWEDDLWLGSLKGGAARRLTTHPGLETTARFSPDGKWIAFRGQYDGAAEVYVIPAEGGAPKRLTWRGAGQVLGWTPDGKQVVYRAAYEYDVRPISRLYTVDLEGHEPQALPLKKVTEGAFNADGQRFLFSTRGDAEYYWKRYKGGQAPDLWLGDLKTQRFEKLTDYPGKNGHPMWAGNQVLFVSDRGTNGITNLYAVDPATKAVAQLTDLKDFDVQQPSTDGRTVVFVQGGHLQALDLATKAVHPVPVTTASDGWKVAPRPVNPKDWILSMSLTGQTAVFEARGEVFLLPTDATKPAKNLTQTPGVRERMPRLSPDGKRVAYFSDASGDYDLYVQPADGGAAERIPTGLKTALYHLEWSPDGTKVLFGDKSFAIYVMDVATKKLTKIDEFHDLKNDQFTWEVSDYAWAPDSQWVAYSVVEPSRNGRIVLFNLATKQKVALTDGFYDCVNPTFDQDGSTLYFLSYSNFHTKLDPSQDNHIQSAPVQVMAVKLKAGEDKASATSSLSSASAFRIDVAGLSDRVAPLPVKPGNLFHLKAGRGLVGWDEVEGWDDNVVEEFYAPRGADKWKLHLYDAAAKKDKEVVLTDAISDWTFDAEGRRLLLRKGPNFHVGEAAAVFTSKALPEKLDLDRMTMTADPRAEWKQIFEDTWRWYRDFFYDTNMNGNDWNAIGAKFRAWLPELNSRQELNWLLSQMVGELSASHTYVSGGDFGPGRPAPSPVFTGALGADLSAEHGLYRFARVYGPTAYARDLKAPLADPAPKVKEGDYLLAIDGKPVKAPEAIGARLQVIKGQKVTLTVNAKPTLDGARTIEVEPVPNDWTLRYERWVADNIAAVDKASNGQLGYMHLTAMGDQNIGQFDKYWRAFRYKKGIVIDVRGNGGGWTEFFMIDKLERKQVGFNVLRGMGAFRYPGTASDGRYVFLTNEQNGSDGEAFLEHVKARKLGPIVGVPSWGGLVGIINTQFTLDGGRVEQSNNGFYGREGKWWVENHGADPDLTVENDPASLMQGHDRQLEVGIETLLKQLGENPTPALPAIPAYPKR; translated from the coding sequence ATGCCGCGCTTCCGTGCTTCCGCCGTGCTTCTCGTGGCCTGTGCCCTCGTGGCCCAGGACCGCGCCCCCCGCTTCGTCAGCTCGCCGGATGTGAACGGCGACCGCGTGGTGTTCACCTGGGAGGACGACCTCTGGCTCGGCTCCCTCAAGGGCGGCGCGGCCCGGCGGCTGACGACCCACCCCGGCCTGGAGACCACGGCCCGGTTCAGCCCCGACGGCAAGTGGATCGCCTTCCGGGGCCAGTACGACGGGGCCGCTGAGGTCTACGTGATTCCCGCGGAGGGCGGCGCACCGAAGCGCCTCACCTGGCGCGGAGCGGGGCAGGTCCTCGGCTGGACTCCGGACGGCAAGCAGGTGGTGTACCGGGCGGCCTACGAATACGACGTGCGCCCCATCTCCCGCCTCTACACCGTGGACCTCGAAGGTCACGAGCCCCAGGCCCTGCCGCTGAAGAAGGTCACCGAGGGCGCCTTCAACGCCGATGGCCAGCGCTTCCTGTTCAGCACCAGGGGCGACGCCGAATACTACTGGAAGCGCTACAAGGGCGGCCAGGCCCCGGACCTCTGGCTGGGCGATCTGAAGACGCAGCGCTTCGAGAAGCTCACGGACTACCCGGGCAAGAACGGGCATCCCATGTGGGCTGGCAACCAGGTGCTGTTCGTCTCCGATCGCGGCACCAACGGCATCACGAACCTGTATGCCGTGGATCCGGCCACCAAGGCCGTGGCACAGCTCACGGACCTCAAGGACTTCGACGTGCAGCAGCCCAGCACGGATGGCCGCACGGTGGTCTTCGTGCAGGGCGGCCACCTGCAGGCCCTGGACCTGGCCACGAAGGCGGTCCATCCCGTGCCCGTCACCACCGCCAGCGATGGCTGGAAGGTGGCGCCGCGTCCCGTGAACCCCAAGGACTGGATCCTCTCCATGAGCCTGACGGGCCAGACGGCGGTCTTCGAGGCCCGGGGCGAGGTCTTCCTCCTGCCCACGGACGCCACCAAGCCCGCGAAGAACCTCACGCAGACGCCGGGCGTGCGCGAGCGCATGCCGCGCTTGTCGCCGGACGGCAAGCGGGTGGCCTACTTCAGCGATGCCAGCGGCGACTACGACCTCTACGTGCAGCCCGCGGACGGCGGCGCGGCGGAGCGCATCCCCACGGGCCTGAAGACGGCCCTCTACCACCTGGAGTGGAGCCCCGACGGCACAAAGGTCCTCTTCGGCGACAAGAGCTTCGCCATCTACGTCATGGACGTGGCCACGAAGAAGCTCACCAAGATCGACGAGTTCCATGACCTGAAGAACGACCAGTTCACCTGGGAGGTGAGCGACTACGCCTGGGCGCCGGATTCCCAGTGGGTGGCCTACTCGGTGGTGGAGCCCAGCCGCAACGGCCGCATCGTCCTCTTCAACCTCGCCACGAAGCAGAAGGTGGCCCTCACGGACGGGTTCTACGACTGCGTGAACCCCACCTTCGACCAGGACGGCAGCACCCTCTACTTCCTGAGCTACAGCAACTTCCACACGAAGCTCGACCCCAGCCAGGACAACCACATCCAGTCCGCGCCGGTCCAGGTCATGGCGGTGAAGCTGAAGGCGGGCGAGGACAAGGCCTCCGCCACGTCATCGCTCTCGTCCGCCTCCGCCTTCCGCATCGATGTGGCGGGCCTGTCCGACCGCGTCGCGCCCCTGCCCGTGAAGCCCGGCAACCTGTTCCACCTCAAGGCCGGCCGCGGCCTCGTGGGCTGGGATGAGGTCGAGGGCTGGGACGACAACGTGGTGGAGGAGTTCTACGCCCCCCGCGGCGCCGACAAGTGGAAGCTGCACCTCTATGACGCCGCCGCCAAGAAGGACAAGGAGGTGGTGCTGACCGACGCCATCAGCGACTGGACCTTCGACGCCGAGGGCAGACGCCTGCTGCTCCGCAAGGGGCCGAACTTCCACGTGGGCGAGGCCGCGGCCGTGTTCACGTCCAAGGCGCTGCCCGAGAAGCTCGACCTCGACCGCATGACGATGACCGCCGATCCCAGGGCGGAGTGGAAGCAGATCTTCGAAGACACCTGGCGCTGGTACCGGGACTTCTTCTACGACACCAACATGAACGGCAACGACTGGAACGCCATCGGCGCCAAGTTCCGCGCCTGGCTGCCGGAGCTGAACTCCCGCCAGGAGCTGAACTGGCTGCTGAGCCAGATGGTGGGCGAGCTCAGCGCCAGCCACACCTACGTCTCCGGCGGCGACTTCGGCCCCGGCCGGCCCGCGCCCAGCCCGGTGTTCACGGGTGCCCTGGGTGCCGACCTCAGCGCCGAGCATGGCCTCTACCGCTTCGCCAGGGTCTACGGTCCCACGGCCTATGCCCGCGACCTCAAGGCCCCGCTGGCCGATCCCGCCCCCAAGGTGAAGGAGGGCGACTACCTCCTGGCCATCGACGGCAAGCCCGTGAAGGCTCCGGAGGCCATCGGCGCCCGCCTCCAGGTCATCAAGGGCCAGAAGGTGACGCTCACCGTGAATGCGAAGCCCACCCTGGACGGGGCCCGCACCATCGAAGTGGAACCCGTCCCCAATGACTGGACCCTGCGCTACGAGCGCTGGGTGGCTGACAACATCGCCGCCGTGGACAAGGCCTCCAACGGCCAGCTGGGCTACATGCACCTCACGGCCATGGGCGACCAGAACATTGGCCAGTTCGACAAGTACTGGCGCGCCTTCCGCTACAAGAAGGGCATCGTCATCGATGTGCGCGGCAACGGCGGCGGCTGGACCGAGTTCTTCATGATCGACAAGCTGGAGCGCAAGCAGGTGGGCTTCAACGTGCTGCGCGGCATGGGCGCCTTCCGCTACCCCGGCACCGCCAGCGACGGCCGCTACGTCTTCCTCACCAACGAGCAGAACGGCAGCGACGGCGAGGCCTTCCTCGAGCACGTGAAGGCCCGCAAGCTGGGCCCCATCGTGGGCGTGCCCAGCTGGGGCGGCCTGGTGGGCATCATCAACACCCAGTTCACCCTGGATGGCGGCCGCGTCGAGCAGAGCAACAACGGCTTCTACGGCCGGGAAGGGAAGTGGTGGGTGGAGAACCACGGCGCCGACCCCGACCTAACCGTCGAGAACGATCCCGCCAGCCTCATGCAGGGCCACGACCGCCAGCTCGAAGTGGGCATCGAGACACTGCTGAAGCAGCTGGGCGAGAACCCCACGCCTGCGCTTCCGGCGATTCCGGCTTATCCGAAGCGGTGA
- a CDS encoding PaaI family thioesterase, with protein sequence MTNLQDRITTSFQAQGLMTTLGAELALVSEGEVHIALPFSERLSQQHGYLHAGAITSILDSACGYAALTKASPGCDVVTAEFKINLLRPALGDRFLAIGRVQNAGRSLTVCTGEVQAFSGTGGTPKVVALMQATIATIRP encoded by the coding sequence ATGACGAATCTCCAGGACCGCATCACCACCAGCTTCCAGGCCCAGGGCCTGATGACGACCCTCGGGGCGGAGTTGGCCCTGGTGTCGGAGGGCGAGGTGCACATCGCGCTGCCCTTCTCCGAGCGGCTGTCCCAGCAGCATGGCTACCTCCATGCGGGGGCGATCACCAGCATCCTCGACAGCGCCTGCGGGTACGCGGCGCTGACGAAGGCATCGCCGGGCTGCGATGTGGTCACCGCCGAGTTCAAGATCAACCTGCTGCGGCCCGCCCTCGGCGACCGCTTCCTGGCCATCGGGCGAGTCCAGAACGCGGGTCGCTCCCTCACGGTCTGCACGGGCGAGGTCCAGGCCTTCTCCGGGACCGGGGGCACCCCGAAGGTCGTCGCGCTCATGCAGGCCACCATCGCCACCATCCGCCCGTGA